Proteins from one Emys orbicularis isolate rEmyOrb1 chromosome 2, rEmyOrb1.hap1, whole genome shotgun sequence genomic window:
- the LOC135874897 gene encoding LOW QUALITY PROTEIN: NADH dehydrogenase [ubiquinone] 1 beta subcomplex subunit 8, mitochondrial-like (The sequence of the model RefSeq protein was modified relative to this genomic sequence to represent the inferred CDS: inserted 1 base in 1 codon), protein MMPGPYPKTPEERAAAAKKYNMRVEDYEDYEPHPDDDIGYGDYPKLPDRPHHERDPWYQWDYPXLRQNWREPMYWHFDMFLRTRVDTSPTVVHWHSMCNHFFLFIGFVLFMFWLGEMYPSYIPMGLKQYPYNNLYLEQGGDPSKEPPEVKNYEI, encoded by the exons ATGATGCCTGGACCTTACCCCAAGACCCCAGAGGAAAGGGCAGCTGCTGCTAAGAAATACAACATGAGGGTGGAGGACTATGAGGACTATGAGCCACATCCGGATGACGACATAGGGTATGGTGATTATCCCAAACTTCCTGACCGACCTCATCATGAAAGAGACCCCTGGTATCAGTGGGACTACC ATCTGAGACAAAACTGGAGAGAGCCAATGTACTGGCACTTTGATATGTTTCTCCGGACCCGTGTTGACACATCCCCCACTGTGGTACACTGGCACTCTATGTGCAATCACTTCTTCCTCTTTATTGGCTTTGTGCTGTTTATGTTCTGGCTTGGAGAAATGTACCCATCCTACATACCTATGGGACTGAAGCAGTATCCTTACAATAACCTGTACCTGGAGCAAGGGGGCGATCCCAGCAAAGAGCCCCCAGAGGTGAAGAACTATGAAATCTGA